GTTCACCGAGCGGGGCAACGAGCAGACCTTCCACTTCGACTTCTACATCTACGACGCCGAGGACTCGGTGATCCGGCTGATCCTCGTCGTGCCCTTCGAGTCGCGCGAGGTGTGGGACCGCATCGGGCGCTTCAAGCGGCAGTACCCCATGTACACCTACGAGCTGTGGACACCCGAGCGGATGGCGCAGCTCGAGCGGCCCAGGGCGCAGCTCGGGTTCTGACGCGCGCCTCCCGCCCGACCCCCGCCTTCGAGCCCGTCTTCAAGGACAGCGGGGGGGGTGGGGGTGGCCTGTCAGGTTTGTGTAATTCACCTCGCCCGTGATCTGAACCGCTTTTGGTAGCGTTCCCAAAGATGGTGGGCGTCTTCCCGGAAGGCTGGGAGGTCGCCTCCCGCTTGTCTGTCTCCCCGTCAGCAACCGGGCCGCGTGCCCGTGGAGGATTCCTTGACTGCCCCCGAACCGACCGCCCCCTCACCCCTTGACACGACCACGCCCGCGGCGCGCGTGCGGCCCGGGAGCCCCTACCCCCTGGGCGCGACCTGGGACGGCAAGGGCACCAACTTCGCGCTGTATTCGGAAAACGCCACGGGCGTCGAGCTGTGCCTCTTCGACGACGGGGGCCGCGAGACGCGCTTCGACATCAAGGAGCAGACCGCCTTCGTGTGGCACGGCTACCTGCCGGGCGTGGGTCCGGGACAGCGCTACGGCTACCGGGTCCACGGCGAGTACGCCCCGGAGCGGGGACTCCGCTTCAACCCGAACGTGGTGCTCCTCGACCCTTACGCCAAGGCGCTGAGCGGGGTGGAGCGGCTGGAGGACGGCCTCTTCGGCTACGTGCCCGGCGGCGAGGACACCGTGATGCAGCCCGCCGAGCAGCGCGGCGTGCCCCTGGGCGTCGTGATCGACCCGGTGTTCAACTGGGTGGGCGACAAGAAGCCGAAGGTCCCCTTCCACCAGTCGGTGATCTACGAGACCCACGTCAAGGGCCTGACCATGACCCACCCCGACGTGCCCGAGGCGCTGCGGGGAACGTACGCGGGCGTGGCAACCGAGCCCATCTTGCGCTACCTCCAGGACCTCGGGGTGACGGCGGTGGAGTTCCTGCCGGTGCACCAGCACGTGGACGACCCCTTCCTCGTCGCCAAGGGGCTGACGAACTACTGGGGCTACTCAACCCTGAACTTCTTCGCGCCGGACGTGCGCTACTCCGCCGCCGCGCGCCGCGGGGACCCCGCCGGGGCCGTGCCCGAGTTCAAGAACATGGTGCGGGCGCTCCACGACGCGGGCATCGAGGTCATCCTCGACGTGGTGTACAACCACACCGCCGAGGGCAACCACCTGGGGCCCACGATGAGCTTCAAGGGCATCGACAATCCGACGTACTACCGCCTCGTGGCCGACAAGCCGCGTTTTTACTTCGACTACACGGGCACCGGGAACAGCCTGAACGTCCGGCACCCGCAGACCCTCCAGCTCATCATGGACTCGCTGCGGTACTGGATCACCGAGATGCGGGTGGACGGCTTCCGCTTCGACCTCGCCTCGACGCTGGCGCGCGGGCTGCACGAGGTGGATCAGCTCTCGGGCTTTTTCACGATCATCCACCAGGACCCGGTGATCAGCCAGGTCAAGCTGATCGCCGAGCCGTGGGACGTGGGGGAAGGCGGCTACCAGGTCGGCAACTTCCCGGTGAACTGGGCCGAGTGGAACGGCATCTACCGCGACGACATGCGCGCTTTCTGGAAGGGGGAGGGCGGGCTGGCCAGCGAGATCGGCTACCGCCTGACCGGATCGAGCGACCTCTACCAGCGAGACGGGCGCAAGCCCTCCGCCTCGATCAACTTCGTGACCGCCCACGACGGCTTCACCCTGCGCGACTCGGTGACGTACGAGGAAAAGCACAACGAGGCGAACGGCGAGGGGAACAAGGACGGCCACAACCACAACCTCACCTGGAACTGCGGCGTCGAGGGCGAGACGGACGATCCCGAGATCAACCGCCTACGCGCCCAGCAGCAGCGCAACTTCCTGGCGACGTTGTTGCTCGGCCAGGGCACGCCGATGCTGCTCGGCGGCGACGAGATCGGGCGCACCCAGCGGGGCAACAACAACGCCTACTGCCAGGACAACCCCATCAGTTGGTACGACTGGGACCACATCGACGCGGACCTGCTGGCCTTTACCCGGCGGCTGATCCGGCTGCGCAAGGCCCACCCGGCGCTGCACCGCCGCAAGTTCTTCTCGGGGCGGACCATTCGCGGCGCGGACGTGCGCGACATCGTGTGGCTCAGATACGACGGCAAGGAGCTGAGCGACGCCGACTGGAACAACCCCCAGACCCAATCCCTGGGGATGTTCCTCGACGGCGACGGCCTCGACGACGTGGACCCCGAGGGCCGGCCCGTGAAGGACGACGACCTGCTGCTGCTGCTGAGCTCGTCCTATATCGACCTCCCCTTCCGGCTGCCCAACCTCGACGACTGCGAGACCTGGGAGCTGCTCCTCGACACCGCCGACGACGGGGCGCGCGAGCGGGTGCCCGCCGGGGAGGAGACGACCCTGAGGGCCCGCAGCGTCAAGCTCTACCGCTGCAAGCGCGACTGAAGGCGGGAAAAGGGGGCCGTGGACGGGCCAAGCGTGCCCGCCTCGGCCCTCTGTGCGGTCTGTTCCCGGCGGCCCTTTCCCGTGACCCGGCTTGACCCTCCTCTCACGGCCTGAGCGGCCCCGCCTCACTACGCTGAATCGTTTGCCTCCACCCCCGACGGGTGTGGGGTCCTCAAGGAGTTGCCCATGACGACGCCGACCTCTGAACCGACGGCCCCGGTCTCCGCCGACGCCCCCGCCCCCCAACTGGGCGCCCACCTTCTTCCGGACGGGAACGGCACGCGCTTCCGGGTCTGGACGACCACCGCCCGCGAGGTCGCCGCCCGCGTGAACGGCGCGGACCACCCGCTGCGGCCCCTCGGGGGCGGGATCTTCGAGACGAGGCTCCCCGTCGGCGCGGGGACCCGCTACAAGTTCGTGCTGGACGGTCAGGCGTGGCCCGACCCCTACGCGCGCTTCCTGCCGGGCGGCGTCCACGGCGAGGCGGAGGTCGTGGACCTGGACGCCTACAGGTGGAAGAACACCGATTGGCGCGGCCTCCCGCTCGGCGAGTGCGTCTTCTACGAGCTGCACGTGGGCACCTTCACGCCGGAGGGGACCTACCGGGCGGCGATGGCGCGGCTGCCCGACCTCGCGGACCTCGGAGTGACCGCCGTCCAGCTCATGCCGCTGGCGACCTTTCCGGGCACGCGCGGCTGGGGGTACGACGGGGTGGCGCTGTCTGCCCCCTATGCCCCCTATGGCCGACCCGAGGACCTGATGGCCTTCGTGGACGCCGCGCATGGGCTGGGGCTCGCCGTCTTCCTCGACGCCGTGTACAACCACTTCGGGCCGGACGGGAACTATCTGGGCGTCTACAGCCCGGGATACTTCACCAAGCGGTTCCACACCCCCTGGGGCAAGGGCCTGGACTACGCCGAGCCCCACATGCGGCGGCTGATCGTCGAGAGCGCCCGGATGTGGCTGCGCGACTACCGCTTCGACGGGCTGCGGCTCGACGCCACCCAGGAGATGCAGGACGACTCGCCCACCCACATCCTGCGCGAACTCGCGGACGAGGTGCACGCGCTCGGCGGCACCCACCTCCTCCTCGCCGAGGACTACCGCAACCTGCCCGAACTCGTGACCGACCATCACCTCGACGGCATGTGGGTGGACGACTTCCACCACGTCCTGCGGGTGACGGTGGCGGGCGACCGCGACG
The Deinococcus planocerae genome window above contains:
- the treZ gene encoding malto-oligosyltrehalose trehalohydrolase — its product is MTTPTSEPTAPVSADAPAPQLGAHLLPDGNGTRFRVWTTTAREVAARVNGADHPLRPLGGGIFETRLPVGAGTRYKFVLDGQAWPDPYARFLPGGVHGEAEVVDLDAYRWKNTDWRGLPLGECVFYELHVGTFTPEGTYRAAMARLPDLADLGVTAVQLMPLATFPGTRGWGYDGVALSAPYAPYGRPEDLMAFVDAAHGLGLAVFLDAVYNHFGPDGNYLGVYSPGYFTKRFHTPWGKGLDYAEPHMRRLIVESARMWLRDYRFDGLRLDATQEMQDDSPTHILRELADEVHALGGTHLLLAEDYRNLPELVTDHHLDGMWVDDFHHVLRVTVAGDRDGYYRYYEGGAAAVANVIGRGWVYEGQAWEQEGAPRGKPADALNSPSFVYFLQNHDQVGNRAVGDRIHHLEHVTPALFRGASTLLLSLPTTPLLFQGQEWLASAPFPFFSDHHGELGVLVSEGRKREFAAFEGFGGDTVLDPQAEATFRRAKLDWSERGEGEHARTLALYRDVLRLRREDPVLRDRERRNLTAGNVGDVLWVRHETEEGERALLWNLGQATLDPRVLLLSLDLPSAVLFHSEGREDVTLAPGEAVLLRSQP
- the glgX gene encoding glycogen debranching protein GlgX, translated to MTAPEPTAPSPLDTTTPAARVRPGSPYPLGATWDGKGTNFALYSENATGVELCLFDDGGRETRFDIKEQTAFVWHGYLPGVGPGQRYGYRVHGEYAPERGLRFNPNVVLLDPYAKALSGVERLEDGLFGYVPGGEDTVMQPAEQRGVPLGVVIDPVFNWVGDKKPKVPFHQSVIYETHVKGLTMTHPDVPEALRGTYAGVATEPILRYLQDLGVTAVEFLPVHQHVDDPFLVAKGLTNYWGYSTLNFFAPDVRYSAAARRGDPAGAVPEFKNMVRALHDAGIEVILDVVYNHTAEGNHLGPTMSFKGIDNPTYYRLVADKPRFYFDYTGTGNSLNVRHPQTLQLIMDSLRYWITEMRVDGFRFDLASTLARGLHEVDQLSGFFTIIHQDPVISQVKLIAEPWDVGEGGYQVGNFPVNWAEWNGIYRDDMRAFWKGEGGLASEIGYRLTGSSDLYQRDGRKPSASINFVTAHDGFTLRDSVTYEEKHNEANGEGNKDGHNHNLTWNCGVEGETDDPEINRLRAQQQRNFLATLLLGQGTPMLLGGDEIGRTQRGNNNAYCQDNPISWYDWDHIDADLLAFTRRLIRLRKAHPALHRRKFFSGRTIRGADVRDIVWLRYDGKELSDADWNNPQTQSLGMFLDGDGLDDVDPEGRPVKDDDLLLLLSSSYIDLPFRLPNLDDCETWELLLDTADDGARERVPAGEETTLRARSVKLYRCKRD